Within Miscanthus floridulus cultivar M001 unplaced genomic scaffold, ASM1932011v1 fs_737_2_3, whole genome shotgun sequence, the genomic segment ggatgtaaagacggcatttctcaactggAGACTTGGAGGAGAATGTTTACATggacacaaccgaaaggttttgtcatggaagaaaaagaacgaatgggatgccgcctaaagaaatctatttatggattaaaacaagcttgaagacagtggtacttgaagtttgatcagacaataaagaattttgggtttaaagagaatgttgaggataattgtgtctatacaaagtttaagaatgggaagtttatcttccttgtcctgtatgtggatgatctcttacttgctagtagtgatgtcagtctactactagagacaaagaagtttttgtcctcaaagtttgatatgaaagatcttggtgaagcttcgttcgttctagggatcaagattcaccgagatagaagtaaaggggtattaggactatcataaaagacatacatagagaaaatcttaaagaaattcagtatgcacaaatatagttcctcacctgctcctatagttaagagcgacagatatggggatttacaataccctaggaaccaatatgagatcgatcaaatgaaagtggttccatacgCTTATGTTGtcagaagcttgcaatatgctcaagtatgcacgcgccctgacttggcatttgttatcgagttacttggcagatttcagagcaatcctggaatagaacactggaaattggtaaagaaagtcttgcgctATTTGCAagaaacgaaaggcctcatgatgacctATAGGAGatttgattcactccatatagtggggtattcagattctgattatgcgggagatgatagaaaatccacgtctgtatatgtattcactctcgtagggggagctattttatggaaaagctcaaaacaaaccgtcactaTATCGTCTACAatatatgccgagtttgtagcgtgttatgaggcaacggggcaggtgaactggttaaagaagttcatacccagtttgaaggtggttgacgacatctatagaccactaaagttatactgcgataataatccagtagtacagtatgctcacaacaataagtcaagtgatgctgccaaacacattgacataaagtattatgttataaaagataaagtccaggatcaagtcataagtcttgagtatataagtacagtaaagatgctcgcggatccgcttacaaaagccttaccacccaacatgttcagagaacatgtagccgacatgggtttaagggaaagcctataattcctggacaaaagaaggcccaaagataactatctattttagaacagtgtagtgtgttgtagctgctaaatctatcgacaatggaccatgacgatgagacatgctctatgcgctaatctgtaatggaatgaacaaaagtaaagaatatgaaagtgaaagatgaaaAGAGATCAagtgggagattgttagattggtctctaacctaactggacccaacagcCCAGTTGGCCCTTTGATTTGCGTCTTGattgggggcgcccagcccaccatggctggagggcccctgtcactctgcgctataaaaagaggtggggccgGTGGCTCTAATCATGAGGTTGACCTGAACCGACCTccccaccgacaaaaccctaaaacccgatctaagtgaggggtGCAGCTAGTGATGGAAAGTCCCTTCACCGCTGCACTGCGCCGCCGTCGATCTTCaccgaccatcgctgcccgtgcgcagacgtCTCCAACAAACCCGATGGCGGCCACCGAACCCTCCCCCTCCTCGGTGTTAGGTTCAGCAacatctctctatctctctctagtCCGTTCTATATGTATTAGGATCTACTGCTTTCACCTTTTATACCGAATAGAACAGTCAAAGGCTAGGATCTATGATCCCTAGTGTTACAACAGTTCTACACGGGGATCTACATGCGCACGCATCGTGTAGCGGCACCGACACACGCGCCGACGCAAACCACCAGACGTACAACAAAGAATCCATTCGCCGGccggccgcgccatggcaatcgTCGGCGCCGTAACCATAGCCACCTGCGACGGCAGGGCTGTGCTGTCACTAGCATCATCGGAGTCGTCGGCGTCCGACGAGGCCCGCAGCAGCGGCGCCACGACGGCAGCGGGCGCAGGTTCACCGTTGCCGGCGGCGCCGTCCGACGAGTGCGCAGGTGTGCCTGTTCAAGCTGCCACCGGCAGGAGCCGGCTCCCAACCGGCAGTACGGGCGCTGCCGGCGTGCGGCCACACGTTCCACGCGGAGTGCATCGGAAGGTGGCTGCCGCTGCGCCCTGAGTGCCTTCTCTGCCGCCGCCCCGTGCCGCTCACCGTCGCCGACGCCGGAGGACAGCAGCCggccacggcgacggcggcgcctgCGTGGGCGTGGCCGGCGACCACGACGGGAGGGTGGTGTGGACGCGTAGCCCGTCCGCCTCAGCCAGGCAGTAACTAACTAATCCGTTCGGTTAAAGGCCTTTTGGATTAGTTTCGGCAGAATTTGTTTGTGGTTTGCACATTCGGGTTTCATTTATGTGTTCTGCTTCTGCATGAAAATTTGTGAGCAAATTGCCAAGGCCAAAACAGAGAGTTAATTAAGAACACTGGATTCGTGTACGTGTTTCAGAGCCTGTTTGGAAGAATTGCGAAGTTATATACAACCGGAATCTTGAAGGTTGCCGTGTGCCCACGGCACATGGCCAAATCCTAAAAAACCCtcgcaaagactttgccgagtgttacactcggtaaatggCACTCGACGTACACAAAGTCGGCAACCgtttcttcgccgagtgtttttttatcgggcattcggcaaagactttgccgagtgttaaaaccgacactcggcaaaaaaaagcaacgTGACGGCGAGAAGACGTTCATGGCGCGTTTGCTGAGTGTCTAACGGcataagcactcggcaaatatgtcttgtttgccgagtgtcgactgGAAAAAAAACTCAGCAAACA encodes:
- the LOC136532892 gene encoding RING-H2 finger protein ATL64-like, with the protein product MAIVGAVTIATCDGRAVLSLASSESSASDEARSSGATTAAGAGSPLPAAPSDECAVRALPACGHTFHAECIGRWLPLRPECLLCRRPVPLTVADAGGQQPATATAAPAWAWPATTTGG